One Brassica oleracea var. oleracea cultivar TO1000 chromosome C7, BOL, whole genome shotgun sequence genomic window carries:
- the LOC106307089 gene encoding amidophosphoribosyltransferase 1, chloroplastic translates to MEKIREVAKTQSKPFPHSAASITLRIKDQTTNNKQKPTGLILVSLSQSSMAATTTFSSSLSLSPKPNNPSTTKPLSLLPKPFLKPSPLSLSSSSPLLVHGVSQYFSSESSGEHSLPSFDYNEDGDEKPREECGVVGIFGDPEASRLCYLALHALQHRGQEGAGIVTVSNEKVLQTITGVGLVSEVFNESKLDQLPGEFAIGHVRYSTAGASMLKNVQPFVAGYRFGSIGVAHNGNLVNYKQLRAMLEENGSIFNTSSDTEVVLHLIAISKARPFFMRIIDACEKLQGAYSMVFVTEDKLVAVRDPHGFRPLVMGRRSNGAVVFASETCALDLIEATYEREVYPGEVLVVDKDGVKSQCLMPHNEPKQCIFEHIYFSLPNSIVFGRSVYESRHVFGEILATESPVDCDVVIAVPDSGVVAALGYAAKSGVAFQQGLIRSHYVGRTFIEPSQKIRDFGVKLKLSPVRGVLEGKRVVVVDDSIVRGTTSSKIVRLLREAGAKEVHMRIASPPIVASCYYGVDTPSSEELISNRMSVQEISDFIGSDSLAFLSFDTLKKHLGEDSKSFCYACFTGDYPVKPAEVKVKRGGGDFIDDGLVGSFDNIEAGWVR, encoded by the coding sequence ATGGAAAAGATTCGGGAGGTGGCAAAAACACAGTCAAAACCCTTCCCCCACTCGGCGGCTTCAATCACTCTCAGAATCAAAGACCAAACAACAAACAACAAACAAAAACCAACGGGACTCATTCTCGTCTCTCTTTCTCAATCATCCATGGCAGCCACCACCACCTTCTCCTCTTCACTCTCTCTAAGCCCCAAACCAAACAACCCTTCTACCACTAAACCCCTCTCTCTCCTCCCAAAACCCTTCCTTAAACCTTCCCCTCTCTCCCTCAGCTCCTCTTCTCCTCTCCTCGTCCATGGAGTCTCCCAGTATTTCTCCTCTGAGTCCTCCGGAGAACATTCTCTCCCCTCTTTTGATTACAACGAAGACGGCGACGAAAAGCCTCGAGAAGAGTGCGGAGTCGTCGGAATCTTCGGCGATCCGGAAGCTTCCCGTCTCTGTTACCTAGCCCTCCACGCGCTTCAGCATCGCGGCCAAGAAGGTGCGGGTATCGTAACCGTCAGCAACGAAAAGGTTCTCCAGACCATAACAGGTGTCGGCTTAGTCTCCGAGGTTTTCAACGAGTCCAAACTCGACCAGCTACCCGGCGAATTCGCGATCGGACACGTCCGCTACTCCACCGCCGGAGCCTCCATGCTCAAGAACGTCCAGCCTTTCGTCGCCGGCTATCGCTTCGGCTCCATCGGCGTTGCCCACAATGGTAACTTGGTGAACTACAAGCAGCTGAGGGCTATGCTCGAGGAGAACGGTTCCATCTTCAACACTAGCTCTGATACTGAGGTTGTGCTTCATTTGATTGCGATTTCTAAAGCTAGACCCTTTTTCATGAGGATCATTGATGCTTGTGAGAAGCTTCAAGGTGCTTACTCCATGGTGTTTGTCACTGAGGATAAGCTTGTCGCTGTTCGTGACCCGCACGGGTTTAGGCCTTTAGTGATGGGTAGGAGAAGTAACGGAGCTGTTGTGTTCGCTTCCGAGACTTGTGCTCTTGATTTGATTGAGGCTACTTATGAGAGAGAGGTTTATCCTGGTGAGGTTTTGGTTGTGGACAAAGACGGTGTGAAGTCGCAGTGTCTGATGCCTCATAACGAGCCCAAGCAGTGTATTTTCGAGCATATCTACTTCTCCTTGCCCAACTCTATTGTGTTCGGTCGGTCTGTGTACGAGTCTAGGCATGTCTTTGGGGAGATTTTGGCTACGGAGTCGCCTGTTGACTGCGATGTTGTGATCGCTGTGCCTGACTCTGGCGTTGTCGCTGCTCTGGGTTACGCTGCTAAGTCAGGTGTTGCGTTTCAGCAGGGGCTGATTAGGTCTCACTATGTTGGGAGGACGTTCATCGAGCCGTCGCAGAAGATCAGAGACTTTGGTGTGAAGCTGAAGCTGTCTCCTGTCCGTGGTGTTTTGGAAGGGAAGAGAGTTGTTGTGGTTGATGATTCGATTGTTAGAGGTACGACCTCGTCTAAGATTGTGCGTTTGCTGAGAGAAGCTGGTGCTAAAGAAGTTCATATGAGGATCGCGAGTCCTCCTATTGTAGCTTCTTGTTACTATGGAGTGGACACGCCTAGCTCCGAGGAGTTGATATCCAACAGAATGAGTGTTCAAGAGATTAGTGATTTCATCGGGAGTGACTCTCTTGCGTTTCTCTCGTTTGATACCTTGAAGAAACACTTAGGGGAAGACTCCAAGAGCTTCTGCTATGCGTGCTTCACTGGTGATTATCCTGTGAAGCCTGCAGAAGTCAAGGTGAAACGAGGAGGAGGAGATTTCATTGACGATGGTCTTGTTGGAAGCTTTGACAATATCGAAGCAGGTTGGGTTCGATAG